In Rhododendron vialii isolate Sample 1 chromosome 9a, ASM3025357v1, the following are encoded in one genomic region:
- the LOC131301467 gene encoding protein DEFECTIVE IN MERISTEM SILENCING 3-like, with protein MFQFNHQLSIQTNALSIQDPSAVNHVPQSDSPIMARHEVQNGAPFQAQTVVYNSKKFEDDLKMFGLKIKKHEDNIRILKTQRNKLDDSILDLQVNLGKYHSSSSPMIKDEDHSHVDSEEETVENIIKQEKSAAGILCVLKTRHGNQTSHLPLTKDVLGIVATLGKVDDDNLSRLLSEYLGIETMLAVVCKTYNGVKALETYEQDGSVNKSSGLHGLGTSIGRHLDGRFPVICLENLRPYVGEFVADDPQMRLDLLKPRLPSGESPPGFIGLAVNMINIDNANLFCVTADGHGLRETLFYSLFSGLQVYRTRADMLQALPCIRNGAVSLDGGMVKTNGLFCLGNRGDIDVKFPKSYVRSNLPLNYVETEKRIKEMQWEKERTAGDMEREQGLLDYTKQCFEIKKQELLKFLAESSSSYATQHHIQAGRDRMTPR; from the exons ATGTTTCAGTTTAATCATCAG CTTTCGATCCAAACAAATGCTTTGTCTATCCAAGATCCATCAGCAGTGAATCATGTGCCTCAGAGTGATTCCCCTATAATGGCAAGGCATGAAGTTCAAAATGGAGCTCCCTTTCAGGCACAAACTGTTGTATATAATTCTAAG AAATTCGAGGATGATCTAAAAATGTTTGGtctcaaaataaaaaagcatGAAGACAATATCAGAATTTTGAAGACCCAGAGAAACAAATTGGACGACTCCATCCTAGATCTGCAAG TTAATCTTGGGAAGTATCATTCCTCAAGTTCGCCTATGATTAAAGATGAGGATCATAGCCACGTGGACAGTGAGGAGGAGACGGTAGAAAATATCATAAAACAGGAGAAATCTGCAGCTGGCATTTTGTGCGTACTGAAAACTCGTCATGGCAATCAGACTTCTCATCTTCCGTTGACCAAGGATGTGCTAGGTATTGTTGCTACACTCGGGAAAGTAGATGATGACAACCTCAGCAG GCTTCTCTCTGAGTACTTGGGGATAGAAACAATGCTGGCAGTTGTTTGCAAAACTTACAACGGTGTTAAAGCTCTTGAAACATATGAACAAGATGGTTCTGTAAATAAAAGTTCTGGTCTTCATGGTCTGGGAACTTCTATAGGGAGGCATTTGGATGGCCGCTTTCCTGTTATTTGTCTTGAAAATTTAAG ACCATATGTGGGCGAGTTCGTTGCTGATGACCCGCAGATGAGGCTTGATCTTCTGAAGCCAAGATTGCCCAGTGGTGAATCACCACCTGGCTTTATTGGGTTGGCTGTGAATATGATTAATATAGATAATGCCAACTTATTTTGTGTCACAGCTGATGGGCATGGTCTTAGGGAGACTCTTTTCTATAGTCTCTTCTCTGGCCTTCAAGTGTACAGAACAAGGGCAGACATGTTACAAGCTCTTCCTTGTATTAGGAACGGCGCCGTGTCTTTGGACGGTGGAATGGTGAAGACTAATGGCTTGTTTTGCCTGGGAAATCG GGGAGACATAGATGTGAAGTTCCCCAAAAGCTATGTGAGGTCAAATCTGCCTTTGAACTATGTTGAAACTGAAAAGCGGATAAAGGAGATGCAATGGGAGAAGGAAAGAACGGCaggagatatggagagagaacaAGGATTATTGGACTATACAAAACAGtgttttgaaataaagaaaCAGGAATTACTTAAGTTCCTGGCAGAAAGTTCATCATCATATGCGACTCAG CATCACATTCAGGCGGGGCGAGACAGAATGACCCCAAGATGA